The proteins below come from a single Agromyces flavus genomic window:
- a CDS encoding acetolactate synthase large subunit, with protein sequence MTTESAPVPSPATLSQSHGSPEVLTGAQAVVRSLELLGVTDVFGLPGGAILPVYDPLLDSRKLRHILVRHEQGAGHAAEGYASATGKLGVAIATSGPGATNLVTAIADAHMDSVPLLAITGQVFSNLMGTDAFQEADIVGITMPITKHSFLVKRAEDIPATIASAAHIASTGRPGPVLVDITKDAQQATFSFSWPPKLDLPGYRPITKAHGKQVLAAAQLIVEAKRPVLYVGGGIIRAGASDELLALAEATKAPVVTTLMARGAFPDSHEQHLGMPGMHGTVPAVLALQEADLLVALGARFDDRVTGKAALFAPDAKVVHVDIDPAEISKIRTADVPIVGDAKDVLVDLLAAYQETIKTTEPDLSDWWATLDGLRNEYPLGFSPTSDGLLAPQYVIQRIGELTGPEGVYAAGVGQHQMWAAQFIKYERPNSWLNSGGAGTMGYAVPAAMGAKVAEPNRTVWAIDGDGCFQMTNQELATCTLNDIPIKVAVINNSSLGMVRQWQTLFYDGRYSNTDLNTGHDTVRVPDFVKMAEAYGALGIRVTKEDEVDAAIKLALETNDRPVVIDFVVSADAMVWPMVPQGVSNSYVQYARDHSPAFSEEED encoded by the coding sequence ATGACCACGGAATCCGCGCCCGTGCCATCGCCCGCCACCCTGTCGCAGTCGCACGGCAGCCCAGAGGTGCTCACCGGAGCCCAGGCCGTCGTCCGCTCGCTCGAACTGCTCGGCGTCACCGACGTGTTCGGGCTGCCCGGCGGCGCGATCCTCCCCGTCTACGACCCGCTGCTCGACAGCCGCAAGCTGCGTCACATCCTGGTCCGGCACGAGCAGGGCGCCGGTCACGCCGCCGAGGGCTACGCCTCGGCGACCGGCAAGCTCGGCGTCGCGATCGCCACGTCGGGCCCCGGCGCCACGAACCTCGTCACCGCGATCGCCGACGCCCACATGGACTCGGTGCCCCTGCTCGCGATCACCGGCCAGGTGTTCTCGAACCTCATGGGCACCGACGCGTTCCAGGAGGCCGACATCGTCGGCATCACCATGCCGATCACCAAGCACTCGTTCCTGGTCAAGCGCGCCGAGGACATCCCGGCGACGATCGCCTCCGCGGCGCACATCGCATCGACCGGTCGCCCGGGTCCCGTGCTCGTCGACATCACGAAGGACGCCCAGCAGGCCACGTTCTCGTTCAGCTGGCCGCCCAAGCTCGACCTGCCGGGCTACCGGCCGATCACCAAGGCGCACGGCAAGCAGGTCCTCGCCGCGGCGCAGCTCATCGTCGAGGCCAAGCGGCCCGTGCTCTACGTCGGCGGCGGCATCATCCGCGCGGGCGCGTCCGACGAGCTGCTGGCCCTCGCCGAGGCCACCAAGGCCCCGGTCGTCACGACGCTCATGGCGCGCGGCGCGTTCCCCGACTCGCACGAGCAGCACCTGGGCATGCCCGGCATGCACGGCACGGTGCCGGCAGTGCTGGCGCTGCAGGAGGCCGACCTGCTGGTCGCGCTCGGCGCACGGTTCGACGACCGCGTGACCGGCAAGGCCGCGCTCTTCGCGCCCGACGCGAAGGTCGTGCACGTCGACATCGATCCCGCCGAGATCTCCAAGATCCGCACGGCCGACGTGCCGATCGTGGGCGATGCGAAGGACGTGCTGGTCGACCTGCTCGCCGCGTACCAGGAGACCATCAAGACGACCGAGCCCGACCTCTCCGACTGGTGGGCCACGCTCGACGGCCTGCGGAACGAATACCCGCTCGGCTTCTCGCCCACCTCCGACGGGCTCCTCGCTCCCCAGTACGTGATCCAGCGGATCGGCGAGCTGACCGGCCCCGAGGGCGTCTACGCCGCGGGTGTCGGCCAGCACCAGATGTGGGCGGCCCAGTTCATCAAGTACGAGCGGCCGAACTCCTGGCTCAACTCCGGCGGCGCCGGCACCATGGGCTACGCCGTTCCGGCGGCCATGGGCGCCAAGGTCGCCGAGCCGAACCGCACCGTGTGGGCGATCGACGGCGACGGCTGCTTCCAGATGACCAACCAAGAGCTCGCGACCTGCACCCTGAACGACATCCCGATCAAGGTCGCGGTCATCAACAACTCTTCGCTCGGCATGGTGCGTCAGTGGCAGACGCTGTTCTACGACGGGCGCTATTCGAACACCGACCTCAACACGGGCCACGACACCGTGCGCGTGCCCGACTTCGTGAAGATGGCCGAGGCCTACGGCGCGCTCGGCATCCGCGTCACGAAGGAGGACGAGGTCGACGCCGCGATCAAGCTCGCGCTCGAGACGAACGACCGCCCCGTCGTCATCGACTTCGTCGTGTCGGCCGACGCCATGGTGTGGCCGATGGTCCCGCAGGGCGTGTCGAACAGCTATGTCCAGTACGCCCGAGACCATTCGCCGGCGTTCAGCGAGGAGGAGGACTGA